A region from the Hydrogenimonas sp. genome encodes:
- a CDS encoding G:T/U mismatch-specific uracil/thymine DNA-glycosylase, translating into MQKTLHPFPPIIDSSSKVLILGSFPSIKSFEESFYYAHPRNQFWPILSALFDMPAKSREERLKLLGSAKIALWDVVAGCERTDSSDAGLRSCEPNDIPALLERYPNIEAILFTGRKAESLFKKHFGKDTDLPLSLLPSPSPAYAAMSFDEKLRIWRETLYKLLF; encoded by the coding sequence ATGCAAAAAACACTACATCCCTTTCCCCCGATAATAGACAGCAGTTCAAAAGTTCTGATTCTGGGATCCTTCCCAAGCATAAAATCTTTCGAAGAGAGCTTCTACTACGCACATCCGAGAAACCAGTTCTGGCCCATTCTTTCCGCACTTTTCGATATGCCTGCCAAGAGCCGGGAAGAGAGGCTGAAACTTTTGGGGAGTGCGAAAATCGCCCTGTGGGATGTCGTTGCAGGGTGTGAACGGACCGACTCTTCGGATGCCGGTCTGCGCTCGTGTGAACCGAATGATATACCGGCTCTGCTTGAAAGGTACCCGAATATAGAGGCTATCCTCTTTACCGGAAGAAAAGCGGAGTCGCTTTTTAAAAAGCATTTCGGAAAAGATACCGATCTTCCCCTCTCGCTTCTGCCTTCGCCATCCCCGGCATATGCCGCCATGAGTTTCGATGAGAAGCTGCGGATATGGCGTGAAACTCTTTACAAACTGCTTTTTTGA
- a CDS encoding chaperone protein DnaK gives MAKVLGIDLGTTNSAMAVFEGGEGKIIANKEGKNTTPSVVAFTDKGEVLVGDPAKRQMVTNPERTIYSVKRIMGLMCNEEKAAEAKKRLPYHVVDKNGACAVEVDGKTYTPQEISAKILMKMKEDAEAYLGEEVTEAVITVPAYFNDSQRKATKEAGTIAGLNVLRIINEPTAAALAYGLDKKEAEKICVYDLGGGTFDVTILETGDNVVEVLATGGDAFLGGDDFDNRLIDYVSEEFKKENGIDLKADVMALQRLKEAAENAKKELSTAQETEINLPFITADASGPKHLVMKITRAKFESLIADLVESTITKIEEVLKDSGLSKGEIKEVVMVGGSTRIPLVQEKVKNFFGKELNKSVNPDEVVAIGAAIQGGILKGDVKDVLLLDVTPLSLGIETLGGVTTKIIEKGTTIPVKKSQVFSTAEDNQPAVTIHVVQGEREMAKDNKSLGQFELTGIPPAPRGVPQIEVTFDIDANGILTVSAKDKATGKSQEIKITGSSGLSEEEIERMVRDAEAHKEEDRKRKELIETKNQADALVYQTEKSLGEVGDNLEASEKEKVQAALDALKETLKNEDATKEQIEEKVKALTEVSHKLAEAMYKKEQGGAEGQQQSGAKKGGGDDDVIDAEVE, from the coding sequence ATGGCAAAAGTTTTGGGTATAGACCTGGGAACCACCAACTCCGCTATGGCGGTTTTCGAGGGCGGTGAAGGTAAAATAATCGCGAACAAAGAGGGTAAAAATACCACACCGTCGGTGGTGGCGTTTACCGACAAAGGAGAGGTCCTGGTGGGTGACCCTGCCAAACGGCAGATGGTAACCAACCCCGAGAGGACCATCTACTCGGTCAAGCGTATCATGGGCCTCATGTGTAACGAAGAGAAGGCCGCGGAGGCGAAAAAACGTCTTCCCTACCATGTAGTGGACAAAAACGGCGCATGTGCCGTAGAGGTCGACGGAAAGACCTATACGCCGCAGGAGATCTCCGCCAAGATTCTCATGAAGATGAAAGAGGATGCGGAGGCCTATCTGGGTGAAGAGGTTACGGAAGCGGTAATCACCGTACCGGCATACTTCAACGACTCGCAGCGTAAAGCGACCAAAGAGGCGGGAACGATAGCCGGACTGAATGTACTTAGAATCATCAACGAACCGACCGCTGCTGCACTGGCGTACGGTCTCGACAAAAAAGAGGCCGAGAAGATCTGTGTCTACGACCTCGGAGGAGGAACTTTCGACGTTACGATCCTTGAGACAGGAGACAATGTCGTAGAGGTCCTTGCAACGGGCGGTGATGCTTTCCTCGGCGGTGACGACTTCGACAACAGGCTTATAGACTACGTTTCGGAAGAGTTCAAGAAAGAGAACGGTATAGACCTGAAAGCAGATGTGATGGCGCTGCAGCGTCTCAAAGAGGCTGCCGAAAACGCCAAAAAAGAGCTCTCTACCGCGCAGGAGACAGAGATTAACCTGCCGTTCATCACCGCTGACGCAAGCGGGCCGAAGCACCTTGTGATGAAGATTACACGTGCGAAGTTCGAGAGTCTCATAGCCGACCTTGTAGAGTCTACTATTACAAAGATAGAGGAGGTTCTCAAAGACTCCGGCCTGAGCAAAGGCGAGATAAAAGAGGTTGTGATGGTCGGCGGATCTACACGTATTCCTCTTGTCCAGGAGAAGGTGAAGAACTTCTTCGGCAAAGAGCTGAACAAGTCGGTCAACCCGGATGAGGTTGTCGCGATCGGTGCGGCTATCCAGGGCGGAATCCTTAAAGGGGATGTAAAAGATGTACTGCTTCTGGACGTTACACCTCTGAGCCTCGGTATCGAGACACTGGGTGGCGTGACAACGAAGATCATAGAGAAGGGTACGACGATTCCTGTGAAGAAGTCGCAGGTCTTCTCAACGGCCGAAGACAACCAGCCTGCAGTTACGATTCATGTAGTGCAGGGTGAGCGTGAAATGGCGAAAGACAACAAGTCGCTCGGACAGTTCGAGCTGACCGGAATTCCGCCGGCGCCGCGCGGTGTGCCTCAGATCGAGGTTACATTCGACATCGACGCAAACGGTATCTTGACCGTAAGTGCGAAGGACAAAGCAACAGGCAAGTCTCAGGAGATCAAGATCACCGGATCTTCAGGTCTCAGCGAAGAGGAGATCGAGAGAATGGTCCGGGATGCCGAAGCGCATAAAGAGGAGGACCGCAAGCGCAAAGAGCTGATAGAGACCAAAAACCAGGCGGACGCTCTTGTCTACCAGACAGAGAAGAGCCTCGGCGAAGTGGGCGATAACCTGGAAGCTTCCGAAAAAGAGAAGGTTCAGGCTGCTCTTGATGCGCTCAAAGAGACACTTAAAAACGAAGATGCAACAAAAGAGCAGATCGAAGAGAAGGTCAAGGCGCTGACCGAAGTGAGCCACAAGCTCGCCGAAGCTATGTACAAAAAAGAGCAGGGCGGAGCTGAAGGTCAACAGCAGAGCGGCGCCAAAAAAGGCGGCGGAGACGATGATGTCATAGACGCCGAGGTGGAGTAA
- a CDS encoding heat shock protein GrpE, translating to MAEEKIDREDTEKEEKEISGSEEQSPENSAEPEESSENRSEEREEDELKKCEEKLRECEDRYLRMHAEFENIKKRMEREKEKSVAYAQEQFARDLLPVMDSLELALASIPTAEEGGDEHLQKLREGVELTLEQFTKTFEKHHIKVVDIDQGFNPNFHEAVMQVESEEHESGQIVQVLQKGYTYKERLLRPAMVSVAK from the coding sequence ATGGCTGAAGAGAAGATAGATAGAGAAGATACCGAAAAGGAGGAGAAGGAGATCTCCGGGAGCGAAGAGCAGAGCCCGGAAAATTCCGCAGAGCCTGAAGAGAGCTCTGAAAATCGCTCGGAAGAGAGGGAGGAGGATGAGCTGAAGAAGTGTGAAGAGAAGCTCCGTGAATGCGAAGACAGATATCTTCGTATGCATGCGGAGTTCGAAAATATAAAAAAGAGGATGGAGCGTGAGAAAGAGAAGAGTGTCGCCTATGCGCAGGAGCAGTTCGCCAGAGATCTGCTTCCAGTAATGGATTCGCTCGAACTGGCTCTCGCTTCGATACCCACTGCCGAAGAGGGGGGTGACGAGCATCTGCAGAAGCTTCGTGAAGGTGTAGAGCTTACACTCGAGCAGTTTACCAAGACCTTCGAGAAGCACCATATAAAAGTGGTAGATATCGATCAGGGCTTCAACCCCAATTTCCATGAAGCGGTAATGCAGGTCGAGAGCGAAGAGCATGAAAGCGGTCAGATCGTACAGGTGCTTCAGAAGGGGTATACATATAAAGAGCGGCTGCTCAGACCGGCAATGGTGAGTGTAGCCAAGTAG
- a CDS encoding predicted signal transduction protein: protein MERVFIARQPIVTGSGELFAHELLFRDFADSLNLSDGVHFSDLYTTSRVAVNAMNQFGINRLVGDRHAFINVDGEFIYSDFIKMLPKDRFIMEILEDVKIDEQLAARVEELVREGYRFALDDAVFDDEFIEKYEPVLSLVKIVKIDIRLNEIENVKRMIGRLERYGTILFLAEKVESIDEYREYRDAGCTLFQGYFFAKPEVSEKRSLDPAEKSILEITGLLAEDSSSLDAIARAFEGAPDLSLQLLQFLNSASFAFKNPIRSIVHAVNMIGRSELLTWLYLLAYAKGDASKMRSSPLVSLAAFRSKLMRKISALHRDGTQMQDMAALTGTLSLADILFQIPIADIMKEIEIDESIKAALLGKSGVLAEYLNISEAVERADLKRCVQIAERIGIDIGELELSVLESY from the coding sequence ATGGAAAGAGTTTTTATAGCGAGACAGCCAATTGTCACCGGTTCGGGAGAGCTTTTTGCCCACGAACTTCTCTTCAGGGATTTTGCTGATAGTCTGAATCTATCTGACGGAGTTCACTTCAGCGACCTGTATACAACGAGCAGGGTTGCGGTCAACGCGATGAACCAGTTCGGAATAAACAGGCTCGTAGGTGACAGGCATGCGTTTATAAATGTTGACGGGGAGTTTATATACAGCGACTTTATAAAGATGCTTCCTAAAGATCGTTTCATCATGGAGATTCTCGAAGATGTGAAGATCGACGAGCAGCTGGCCGCAAGAGTTGAAGAGCTCGTACGAGAAGGTTACCGTTTCGCGCTGGATGATGCGGTTTTTGATGATGAATTCATAGAAAAATATGAGCCGGTTCTCTCTCTTGTAAAGATTGTAAAGATAGATATACGGCTCAACGAGATAGAGAACGTAAAGCGTATGATAGGTCGGCTGGAGCGTTACGGAACTATTCTGTTCCTGGCAGAAAAGGTTGAGAGTATAGATGAGTACAGGGAGTACAGAGATGCCGGATGCACGCTGTTTCAGGGGTATTTCTTTGCAAAACCGGAGGTGAGTGAAAAGAGATCGCTCGATCCGGCCGAAAAGAGTATATTGGAGATTACGGGCCTGCTAGCAGAAGACTCATCCTCTCTGGATGCGATAGCCCGGGCATTCGAAGGGGCACCGGATCTCTCTTTGCAGCTTCTGCAGTTTCTCAACTCAGCCAGCTTCGCTTTCAAAAATCCTATCAGATCGATCGTGCATGCTGTGAACATGATAGGCAGAAGCGAGCTGCTGACATGGCTCTATCTGCTGGCATACGCGAAGGGTGACGCTTCGAAAATGCGCAGCTCGCCGCTGGTCTCACTCGCCGCCTTCAGGTCGAAGCTTATGAGGAAGATATCGGCTCTGCATAGAGACGGAACGCAGATGCAGGATATGGCCGCACTAACCGGAACTCTCTCTTTGGCCGATATACTTTTCCAGATTCCTATTGCCGATATAATGAAAGAGATAGAGATAGACGAGTCGATCAAAGCCGCCCTGCTGGGAAAGAGCGGTGTTCTGGCGGAGTATCTGAATATATCGGAGGCCGTCGAGAGGGCCGATTTGAAGAGGTGCGTCCAGATAGCGGAGCGGATCGGTATCGATATTGGAGAGCTTGAACTCTCTGTTTTGGAGAGTTATTGA
- a CDS encoding heat-inducible transcription repressor HrcA yields MKEKYEAILETVVKTFLETHEPIGSAMLKEKLPFEIAPATIRYYFNKMVERGELAQLHKSSGRIPTESTMKRYWRKHLKELELLSDAMSEVARISEKENLFILFKPVTSNRLNRIERVGRDYLILAFERDEYVIRYQSQLESFLNDLVGYELEEVKRIARDVGIMSLYYKMRAKNDEEVTSINEEALISFAGRSGGWGKRNIRAFLDGDIIEELEYGLYFDPLLPKGFMALRVDSVVERKPMKMLCIGAIDRDFTKIFKEV; encoded by the coding sequence ATGAAAGAGAAATATGAAGCGATTCTGGAGACGGTTGTCAAAACATTTTTAGAGACACATGAGCCGATAGGCTCCGCTATGCTCAAAGAGAAGCTGCCGTTCGAGATCGCTCCGGCGACGATCCGTTACTACTTCAACAAGATGGTCGAGCGCGGAGAGCTTGCGCAGCTGCACAAAAGCAGCGGAAGGATCCCGACGGAGAGTACTATGAAACGCTACTGGCGGAAACATCTCAAAGAGCTGGAGCTTCTGAGCGACGCTATGAGCGAAGTTGCCAGAATAAGCGAAAAGGAGAACCTTTTCATCCTCTTCAAACCCGTAACCAGCAACCGCCTGAACAGGATCGAGAGAGTAGGACGCGATTATCTGATACTGGCGTTCGAGCGTGACGAGTATGTCATTCGCTACCAGAGCCAGCTGGAGTCGTTTCTGAACGATCTTGTCGGTTATGAGCTCGAAGAGGTCAAAAGAATCGCCAGGGATGTCGGAATAATGTCGCTCTACTACAAGATGCGTGCGAAAAACGATGAGGAGGTAACCTCCATAAACGAGGAGGCTCTGATAAGTTTCGCAGGCAGAAGCGGCGGCTGGGGAAAACGGAATATCCGTGCTTTCCTGGACGGGGATATCATAGAGGAGCTGGAGTACGGACTCTACTTCGATCCGCTGCTACCCAAAGGGTTTATGGCTCTTCGTGTCGACTCCGTCGTGGAGCGGAAACCGATGAAGATGCTCTGCATCGGCGCCATAGACCGCGATTTTACGAAGATTTTCAAGGAGGTTTGA